The Christiangramia salexigens genome includes the window CGGCTTCGGCATTTGCTGCATGGGAACGAACAGTAGCAGAGGCCCACCAGTTATCAGTAATTTTTCTCTCCAAACCAATTCTGTTATAGATCTGTTCAACATAACTGGTATATGGATAATAAACATAACATCCCAATTGTGTGATAAGAGCCATCTTATTAAATGTAAGCTTATGACCTATGAAGGCTCCTACTCTTTTCGCGTCTGCATTAGGATCATTATTCTGCTGTGGAAAGGCCGCTGCCTTGTATTGAATGAATTCCTCAAGGGATCTGGAAAATATTAGCTCTGCGCCACCCTGCAGTGTACTTTTCACATTGATCACTTTATCTGCATAAGCTGCAATCGTTAAAAAAGGTAATTGGGGAGAGCCCACTACACCAGTAGAATTCACACCACTTCTTATCGCGAAATTATAATGCACCGGCTCTGTATATTTCTCCCTAATACCTTCGGGAATATATTCCGGATGTTCCTCATGATCCAACAGATAATTCACACCTAAATTAAATGTGAAGGTATTTGTGCTGTTATTTGGAGATCTAAAATCTGCATTGGAATAATGAATAATTGAAACCCCTGCCTGCAATCCAAAGCCATCAATAATATTCTGTCGATAATAATTACCCATAAGGTAAGTCGTACTCAGAATTTTAGAACCATAAGCATTATTGATATAATTTTGATCTGAATCATAGGGATTAGTGTTATATGCTAAGCCCTGCCCAATCCTGAACATCAGGTTTCGGTTGAAGAAATAAAAATTAAAATGTGCATATAGGCCAAAGCTTTCTCCCAGATATTGATTTTTCAAATCCTGATAGGTAAAAGAATATCCAAAATCGGGATAATTATATCTTCGCTCCCATTCCTTAAGTCCGTAAGTTTTTTGATTCCAGCTTAAGATCACTCCCGTAGGATGCCCGGTAATTAAATGTGATATATCCGGATTATGCTCTAATATACTGCCGTAAAAATAACTGGCATCCAGCGAATAATATTTGGATAATTTCTCCTCCTGCGCTTGCAATAGAAGGCTGGATAAGAAAAAAAGGCACAGGCTGATTTTTTTCATACAAAAACAAATCTAACATATTTACGAAAAAAACGTATACCCGATTGAAGCCTTTAGCATTTTAGAAAACTGCCGCTGCTATTTTCTGAATATTGGTACTTCTACCCATCGAGTAATAATGAAGTACAGGCACCCCGGCCGAAACCAGCTCCCTGCTTTGCTGAATACACCACTCCACACCTACCTGTCTAACTTCTTTGTTATCCTTGCACTTATCTACCTCTCTGATCAGGCTATCTGGCATATCCACATGAAATCTATGCGGAATGATACTCAACTGCCTTTTTGTTGCTATCGGTTTTAATCCCGGAATAATAGGAACATTAATCCCATTTTTCCGGCACTTATCTACAAATTCAAAATACGCCTGATTATCAAAAAACATTTGAGTGACCACATATTCTGCTCCTGCTTCGATCTTTTGCTTTAGCCTTTCTATATCCCTATCCAGACTTGGAGCTTCCATATGCTTTTCGGGATAACCAGCCACGCCCGTACAAAAGTTGGTATTATGTCCTTTTTCGATAACCTCATCCAGATATTTACCTTTATTCATATCATCGATCTGGGTTACCAGGTCACTGGCAAAACAGTTTCCATTTGCTTCGGGTGTAAAGTAAGTTTCACTTTTAACCGCATCACCTCGTAAAGCCATAACATTATTGATTCCCAGGAAATCCAGATCTATAAGAAAGTTCTCGGTATCTTCTTTTGAGAAGCCTCCACAAAGAATATGAGGCACAGCATCAACTCCATATTTGCTTTGGATCGCCGCACAAATTCCTACGGTACCCGGACGTTTTCTAACGATCTTTTTTTCCAGCAACCCGTTCTCCTTTTCGGAGTATACATATTCTTCTCTATGGTAGGTAACGTCTATAAATGGTGGTTTAAACTCCATCAATGGATCTATATTTTCATAGATCGATTTTATATTCTGTCCTTTAAGAGGTGGCAGAATTTCGAATGAAAACAAGGTTCTATTCTTTGCTGAGTTTATATGTTCGGTGATCTTCATAATCTTTTAATCTGCTATTGAGGGGTTAAGCCATTTTCCGGCCTTTTCTATTGATATTCCTTTTCTAGTGGCAAAATCTTTTACCTGATCTTCTTTTATCTTTCCAAGACCAAAATATCTCGCTTCGGGATTTGCAAAGTAGTATCCACTTACGCTTGCTGCCGGCCACATAGCCAGACTATCTGTCAAGCAAACGCCTATTTGCTTCTCTACATTTAGAACCTCCCAAATACTTAGTTTTTCTAAGTGATCGGGACAGGCAGGATAACCTGGCGCCGGTCTGATCCCTTTATATACCTCGCTGATCAGGTCTTCATTAGAAAGGTCTTCGTTAGGAGCATAGCCCCACTCCTTAGTTCTCACCTGTTTATGAAGATATTCAGCAAAAGCTTCCGCAAGCCTGTCTGCAAGGGCTTTAACCATGATCGAGTTATAATCGTCATGATCTTTTTCAAATTCGGTTGCCAATTCCTGTGTTCCAAATCCTGTACTCACACAGAAACACCCCATATAATCCTGAATTCCGCTTTCCTTAGGAGCAATGAAATCTGACAGGGCGAAATTTGGTTTTCCACCATGTTTTTTCAGCTGTTGCCTCAGCGTTCTAAAGATCATTTTCTTTTCTGATCCCTTATGCGAATAACTGATTTCAATATCATCGTGATTAATTGCATTTGCGGGGAACAGACCAAAGACTGCTTTAGCCTTTAATAGCTTTTCCTCCAGGATCCTTTTCAGCAGAACCTGAGCATCATCAAATAAGCTTTTTGCCTGTGGACCTACCTTTTCGTCTTTAAGAATTTCAGGATATCTGCCGTGCAGATCCCAGCTTCTAAAAAATGGGGTCCAGTCTATATAATTTAGGAGTTTTTCAAGATCAAAATCATCAATTACTTTAACACCGGTTTCTTCCGGTTCATGGATCGAGGTTGTCGCCCAGTCGATCTTATACTTATTAGCCCGAGCCTCTTCTATACTTAGAAAAGATTTCACTTTGCTACGTTTCCTAAAGTTCTTTCTGAACTTTTCATAATCTTCCTTAAGGTCACTTTTATACTTCTCACGTGTACTTTCCTTCAAAAGATCGCCTATAACAGTAACTGCCCGGGACGCATCATTCACGTGAGCTACAGCAAATTTATATTGCGGATCGATCTTTACTGCCGTATGAGCTTTGGAGGTCGTAGCGCCACCGATCAACAATGGAACAGAAAATTCCTGACGATCCATCTCCTTTGCGAGGAAGACCATCTCATCCAGGGAAGGTGTAATAAGTCCGCTTAAACCAATCGCATCTACATTTTCTGCTTTGGCGGTTTCTATGATTTTTTCTGGTGGCACCATCACACCAAGATCGATGATCTCATAATTATTGCATCCAAGTACTACTCCTACTATATTTTTACCAATATCGTGCACATCTCCTTTTACAGTCGCCATTAACACCTTCCCGGCAGATTGTCTTTTATTTGACTTATCTGCTTCAATATATGGTAACAGATAGGCTACAGCCTTTTTCATTACCCTTGCCGATTTCACTACCTGAGGTAAAAACATTTTCCCGCTTCCAAACAGATCTCCTACTACATTCATCCCGATCATTAGATGCTGTTCTATAACTTCTAGAGGCTTTGCGGCTTCCTGCCTGGCCTGCTCCACATCTTCAATAATAAATGCATCTATACCTTTTACCAGGGCATGAGTGATCCTGTCTTGAAGAGGCTCCTCTCTCCATGCTAGATTCACATTGCTTTCCCTTTTCCTGCCCACTACATTTTCAGCAAGGTCTAATAGTCTCTCTGTAGCATCTTCCCTTCTGTCGAGAATAACATCTTCAACATGTTCCAGAAGGTCTTTGGGAATTTCATCATATACTTCCAGCAAAGAAGGATTTACGATCCCGATATTCATTCCGGCCTTAATTGCATGGTACAGAAAAACTGAATGCATCGCCTCACGGACGGGATTATTTCCTCGAAACGAAAAAGAAACATTGCTCACTCCACCACTTACACTACAATGGGGTAAATTCTTTTTTACCCATCTCGTTCCTTCTATAAAATCTATGGCATTGCGCTTATGTTCATCCATCCCTGTGCCTACCGGAAAAATATTCAGGTCGAAAATGATATCCTCTGGAGGAAAATTGACTTTGTTCACAAGAATGTCATAAGAGCGTTTTGCGATCTCTATTCTTCTCTCATAATTATCGGCCTGTCCTACTTCATCAAAGGCCATAACAATTACAGCGGCTCCATAGCGCCTTATCTTTTTAGCATGTGTTATAAATTCTTCCTCGCCTTCTTTAAGACTGATAGAATTTACCACACATTTTCCCTGCACCACCTGAAGCCCAGCTTCTATAATATCCCATTTAGAGCTATCTATCATTATTGGTACACGGGCAATATCAGGTTCTGCAACGATAAGGTTCAAAAATTTCACCATTGCTTCCCGGCCTTCTATAAGCCCATCATCCATATTGATATCGATGATCTGTGCTCCATCATCTACCTGCTGTCTTGCAACCTCAAGGGCTTCCTCATACTTTTCTTCTTTGATCAAGCGGAGAAACTTCCGGGAACCAGCTACGTTGGTTCGCTCGCCTACATTTATGAAATTACTTTCCGGAGTTATCACCAAAGGTTCCAGTCCAGATAATTTTAAAGGTCTAACATCTGCCATAGCTCCTAAATACTTTGAATTTGATTTTTCCTATTGATCTTTCGCGGACTATAATCCCTTGCCACCTTTGCGATGGCTTTGATGTGTTCGGGAGTGGTTCCACAACAACCTCCAAGAATATTTACGAGTGCCTTATCGAGATACTCTTTTACCTGAGCAGCCATCTGATTGGCCGACTGATCATATTCTCCAAATGCATTAGGTAAACCCGCATTGGGGTAAGCTGAAACTCCAAAATCAGTAATTCTGGCAATCGCTTCTAAATGTGGGGTAAGCTGTTTCGCTCCCAATGCACAATTGAAGCCAATGCTTAACAATGGAATATGAGAAACCGAAATAAGAAAGGCCTCTGCAGTTTGACCGGATAGCGTTCTGCCGGAAGCATCGGTAATTGTACCGCTAACCATCACAGGAATATCTAGCGCCAGTTCTTCTTTAAGCTCATCTATTGCAAACAAGGCCGCTTTTGCATTGAGGGTATCGAATACTGTTTCTACCAGTAATATATCCACACCTCCATCTATTAGAGCCCTTGCCTGTTCCTTATAAGCATTTTGTAATTGAACAAAGGAAATGGCGCGATAGCCGGGATCATTCACATCCGGAGACATGCTGGCCGTTTTATTAGTTGGTCCCATCGCTCCCGCTACAAATCGGGGTTTGGAAGGTTCTGCCTCTGATACTTCCAGAGCAACTTTCTTTGCGATCCTTGCCGACTCATAGTTAAGTTCATAAACCAGCTCTTCCATTTTATAATCGGCCATAGCGATACTGGTGCCGGAAAAGGTATTGGTTTCAACAATATCTGCTCCTGCTTCGAAATACTTCCTGTGAATTTCGGCGATAGCATCAGGCTGAGTGATAGACAAAAGGTCATTATTCCCTTTCAGAGAAGCAGACCAGTTCGCAAATCTTTTTCCACGGAAATCTTCTTCAGAGAATTTATATTCCTGAAGCATAGTGCCCATGGCACCATCCAGAATTAATATTTTTTTGGAGAGTTGCTCTTCTATTTTTGACATTTGGTTTAATATAAAACGCTATCAAAAAAAGAAGAAAGAAAAGAAATCTTTAGTTATCTATCCAAGCTAGTTCGCTTAGTAGAATGTAGCACCTTCTCCGAAGGAGGGTTGCTAAGGTTTCACTGGGTCTAATCCCTCAACCTTTCTTGATAACAGATATTAGTAAATAATGAACTTACAAGGCAAATATACAGTTATAATATACCTGATTGCAATGTTTTAGATAAAATTTCTAAGACAAAATCTTTGAATTCAGCTCTACAGAATAACTGATCTCTGCTGCCTTTTCCAGCATTTTTGAAACCGAACAATATTTATCCATAGAAAGCTTTACAGCCCTTAGTGCCTTAGCTTCGGGAACATCCCCTTTAAGATTAAATTTGATATGGATCTTCTTGAAAACATTTGGTACTGCACCATCTTCACGAAAGCCTTCAACCTCAACCTGAATATCCTCAAGTTCGTGTTGCTGCTTTTTTAAGATCATTACCACATCTATACTACTGCAACCAGCTATTCCGCGAAGTAACAGATCCATAGGACTTGACCCCTTAGGTTCCTCTTCAGATTTATTATCTAACAGGACAATATCCCCTCTTTCATTTTTTGTTTCAAAAAGGTAATTATCGTTTAATCTCTTTAAACTGATCTTCATATTCAAAAATTTTGATCAAAGTTAATGAATCTCTTTAATTGACCCTTCGTCTAGCTGAACTTGTTTCAGTTATTCAAGGGATTCCGAAATATAAGGCTGTGCGACGATTAAACATTTATACCTCTATACTTTGGACCACCTCTCTCTTTGCCTCCTTTTTTGAACCATCAAAACCTTCAACACCACCAACGGTAGTATATTTTAAAACATATTTTTTGTCCGGATAAATTTTCTGATAAGCGCTTTGGCACATGATCGCTGCTTCATGAAAACCGGAAAGGATAAGCTTTAATTTTCCTTTATACGTATTCACATCACCAATTGCATAAACTCCCGGAATATTGGTTTGGTAATCATAAGAATTATCCACCTTGATCGCATTCTTCTCTATTTCCAGTCCCCAGTTTCCAATTGGACCCAGTTTAGGAGATAAACCGAACAGGGGTATAAAATTATCCACCGACTTAAATTCTTCCCCTCTGGCTTTGTCCTTATGCCTTATAACCACATTCTCGAGATTATATTCTCCTTCAATGCCTACAACCTCTGCATTGGTGATCATTTCAATTTTCCCCAGCTTGGCCAACTCTGAAACTCTTTCTACAGAATCCAAAGCTCCACGAAATTCTTTTCTTCTGTGAACCAGGGAAACCTCTGCAGCTACATCTGCCAGATAGATCGCCCAATCCAAAGCTGAATCTCCACCACCTGCAATGACCACTTTTTTATCCCGGTATTCCTCCGGATTTTTTATGAAATAAGAAACACCTTTATCTTCAAAATCTGAAATATTCGGGATAGGGGGTTTTCTCGGCTCGAAAGATCCCAAACCTCCTGCAATAGCAACTACAGGTGCGTGGTGCTGAGTTCCTTTATTGGTGGTCACAATAAAAGTGCCATCATCCAGTTTTTCCAAGGTCTCTGCACGTTCTCCCAGCGTAAATCCCGGCTCGAATGGTTTTATTTGTTCCATAAGATTATTCACCAGATCTCCGGCAAGAATCTCCGGAAATGCAGGGATGTCATAAATAGGTTTTTTTGGATAGATCTCTGAACATTGTCCACCTGGTTGTGGCAAAGCATCTATCAGGTGTGCTTTCAACTTCAGGAGTCCGGCTTCAAAAACAGTAAATAGCCCAGTGGGTCCTGCTCCAATTATAAGTATGTCTGTTTTAATCATTTTTCTCTTTTTTTACGATTAGGGATTCTGTTATTTTATTCATTTTATCCACCTTGACTTCGAAATCGCCTTTAATGGTTTTTCGGTATTCATTTAAATTTTCTACCATCTCATTTACATTCTCGGGTATTACTTCCTCAAAGAACTGCCTTAACCTTTTAGCTGTGGTAGGAGACTTACCGTTGGTAGAGATGGCAATTTTTACATGCCCCTTATTTACTATGCCACCCATATAAAAATCACATAACTCTGGAGTATCGGCAATATTAGCGAGCAAAAAGCGCTTTTTAGCATGTTTGTAAACCCGCCTATTCAGCCTCTCGTTATTCGTTGCAGCTATCACAAAATGTCGTTTTTTTAAATACTTCTTTTTGTATACACCTTTAATAAGTTTTACTCCATGTTTATTCGCCAACTCCTTCGTCGCTGGCAAAAACCATTTGGCTACAACCTTAACATTGGCATTCGGACTGGACTTCAAAAGAAAATGTAATTTCTCATGTCCAACATTCCCTCCTCCAACAACAAGAATATTCAGTTTATTGACCTTGAGAAAAACAGGATATAATTCATTTCTTTCCATAATCTCATTTTTTAGGCTACTCCTATCCTTACCAAGTCAGATCTTACTGACTTAGAATTTGAGTTGAAGTTTTGAACAGCTTTTTTTAATACATTCCTTTCCTTTACAACTTCTCCAATCACTATAATCGCCGGAGCCTTCAGATCTTTTTCCGCCACCACACTTTCTATGGTTTTAATGGTTCCAAAACCGGAGCTTTCATTAAGTGTGGTTCCATTCTGAATTACTCCAACAGGAATATTTTCTTTTCCACACCTGCTAAAAACCTTGACAATTTCAGCCAGCTTACCCATCCCCATCAAGATCACTACAGTAGCTGTAGATTGCGCCGCAAGCCGAACATCATTAGACAATTTTCTCTGAGATGTTGTACCGGTTATAACCCAAAAACTTTCTGAAGTGCCTCTTTGAGTGAGAGGTATTCCAACATTAGCCGGAACCGCAATAGAAGAGGTAATCCCCGAAACAACTTCTGTCTCCAGACCATTATCATTGGCAAAGGTTACTTCTTCTGAGCCCCTCCCAAATATGAAAGGATCTCCCCCTTTTAATCTAACCACATGACCCTGTGCCAGAGCATATTTCACTATTAGTTCATTGATCTCATCCTGAGAAAATCGGTGTTTCCCTTTCCTTTTCCCCACGAAGATGTGCTCTGCCTGAGGCGCAAATTCCAAAAGTTCCCTGTTTATAAGCGCATCGTAAAGAACAACTT containing:
- a CDS encoding OsmC family protein, with amino-acid sequence MKISLKRLNDNYLFETKNERGDIVLLDNKSEEEPKGSSPMDLLLRGIAGCSSIDVVMILKKQQHELEDIQVEVEGFREDGAVPNVFKKIHIKFNLKGDVPEAKALRAVKLSMDKYCSVSKMLEKAAEISYSVELNSKILS
- a CDS encoding NAD(P)/FAD-dependent oxidoreductase — protein: MIKTDILIIGAGPTGLFTVFEAGLLKLKAHLIDALPQPGGQCSEIYPKKPIYDIPAFPEILAGDLVNNLMEQIKPFEPGFTLGERAETLEKLDDGTFIVTTNKGTQHHAPVVAIAGGLGSFEPRKPPIPNISDFEDKGVSYFIKNPEEYRDKKVVIAGGGDSALDWAIYLADVAAEVSLVHRRKEFRGALDSVERVSELAKLGKIEMITNAEVVGIEGEYNLENVVIRHKDKARGEEFKSVDNFIPLFGLSPKLGPIGNWGLEIEKNAIKVDNSYDYQTNIPGVYAIGDVNTYKGKLKLILSGFHEAAIMCQSAYQKIYPDKKYVLKYTTVGGVEGFDGSKKEAKREVVQSIEV
- a CDS encoding precorrin-2 dehydrogenase/sirohydrochlorin ferrochelatase family protein; amino-acid sequence: MERNELYPVFLKVNKLNILVVGGGNVGHEKLHFLLKSSPNANVKVVAKWFLPATKELANKHGVKLIKGVYKKKYLKKRHFVIAATNNERLNRRVYKHAKKRFLLANIADTPELCDFYMGGIVNKGHVKIAISTNGKSPTTAKRLRQFFEEVIPENVNEMVENLNEYRKTIKGDFEVKVDKMNKITESLIVKKEKND
- a CDS encoding acyloxyacyl hydrolase encodes the protein MKKISLCLFFLSSLLLQAQEEKLSKYYSLDASYFYGSILEHNPDISHLITGHPTGVILSWNQKTYGLKEWERRYNYPDFGYSFTYQDLKNQYLGESFGLYAHFNFYFFNRNLMFRIGQGLAYNTNPYDSDQNYINNAYGSKILSTTYLMGNYYRQNIIDGFGLQAGVSIIHYSNADFRSPNNSTNTFTFNLGVNYLLDHEEHPEYIPEGIREKYTEPVHYNFAIRSGVNSTGVVGSPQLPFLTIAAYADKVINVKSTLQGGAELIFSRSLEEFIQYKAAAFPQQNNDPNADAKRVGAFIGHKLTFNKMALITQLGCYVYYPYTSYVEQIYNRIGLERKITDNWWASATVRSHAANAEAVEFSIGYRL
- a CDS encoding homocysteine S-methyltransferase family protein — encoded protein: MSKIEEQLSKKILILDGAMGTMLQEYKFSEEDFRGKRFANWSASLKGNNDLLSITQPDAIAEIHRKYFEAGADIVETNTFSGTSIAMADYKMEELVYELNYESARIAKKVALEVSEAEPSKPRFVAGAMGPTNKTASMSPDVNDPGYRAISFVQLQNAYKEQARALIDGGVDILLVETVFDTLNAKAALFAIDELKEELALDIPVMVSGTITDASGRTLSGQTAEAFLISVSHIPLLSIGFNCALGAKQLTPHLEAIARITDFGVSAYPNAGLPNAFGEYDQSANQMAAQVKEYLDKALVNILGGCCGTTPEHIKAIAKVARDYSPRKINRKNQIQSI
- the metH gene encoding methionine synthase; the encoded protein is MADVRPLKLSGLEPLVITPESNFINVGERTNVAGSRKFLRLIKEEKYEEALEVARQQVDDGAQIIDINMDDGLIEGREAMVKFLNLIVAEPDIARVPIMIDSSKWDIIEAGLQVVQGKCVVNSISLKEGEEEFITHAKKIRRYGAAVIVMAFDEVGQADNYERRIEIAKRSYDILVNKVNFPPEDIIFDLNIFPVGTGMDEHKRNAIDFIEGTRWVKKNLPHCSVSGGVSNVSFSFRGNNPVREAMHSVFLYHAIKAGMNIGIVNPSLLEVYDEIPKDLLEHVEDVILDRREDATERLLDLAENVVGRKRESNVNLAWREEPLQDRITHALVKGIDAFIIEDVEQARQEAAKPLEVIEQHLMIGMNVVGDLFGSGKMFLPQVVKSARVMKKAVAYLLPYIEADKSNKRQSAGKVLMATVKGDVHDIGKNIVGVVLGCNNYEIIDLGVMVPPEKIIETAKAENVDAIGLSGLITPSLDEMVFLAKEMDRQEFSVPLLIGGATTSKAHTAVKIDPQYKFAVAHVNDASRAVTVIGDLLKESTREKYKSDLKEDYEKFRKNFRKRSKVKSFLSIEEARANKYKIDWATTSIHEPEETGVKVIDDFDLEKLLNYIDWTPFFRSWDLHGRYPEILKDEKVGPQAKSLFDDAQVLLKRILEEKLLKAKAVFGLFPANAINHDDIEISYSHKGSEKKMIFRTLRQQLKKHGGKPNFALSDFIAPKESGIQDYMGCFCVSTGFGTQELATEFEKDHDDYNSIMVKALADRLAEAFAEYLHKQVRTKEWGYAPNEDLSNEDLISEVYKGIRPAPGYPACPDHLEKLSIWEVLNVEKQIGVCLTDSLAMWPAASVSGYYFANPEARYFGLGKIKEDQVKDFATRKGISIEKAGKWLNPSIAD
- the cobA gene encoding uroporphyrinogen-III C-methyltransferase; translation: MYNTPKLSVVGAGPGDPDLITVKAVKTLRAAQVVLYDALINRELLEFAPQAEHIFVGKRKGKHRFSQDEINELIVKYALAQGHVVRLKGGDPFIFGRGSEEVTFANDNGLETEVVSGITSSIAVPANVGIPLTQRGTSESFWVITGTTSQRKLSNDVRLAAQSTATVVILMGMGKLAEIVKVFSRCGKENIPVGVIQNGTTLNESSGFGTIKTIESVVAEKDLKAPAIIVIGEVVKERNVLKKAVQNFNSNSKSVRSDLVRIGVA
- the metF gene encoding methylenetetrahydrofolate reductase [NAD(P)H], which produces MKITEHINSAKNRTLFSFEILPPLKGQNIKSIYENIDPLMEFKPPFIDVTYHREEYVYSEKENGLLEKKIVRKRPGTVGICAAIQSKYGVDAVPHILCGGFSKEDTENFLIDLDFLGINNVMALRGDAVKSETYFTPEANGNCFASDLVTQIDDMNKGKYLDEVIEKGHNTNFCTGVAGYPEKHMEAPSLDRDIERLKQKIEAGAEYVVTQMFFDNQAYFEFVDKCRKNGINVPIIPGLKPIATKRQLSIIPHRFHVDMPDSLIREVDKCKDNKEVRQVGVEWCIQQSRELVSAGVPVLHYYSMGRSTNIQKIAAAVF